The Vicia villosa cultivar HV-30 ecotype Madison, WI linkage group LG1, Vvil1.0, whole genome shotgun sequence genome includes a region encoding these proteins:
- the LOC131596489 gene encoding uncharacterized protein LOC131596489, producing MDNNVTVNQGATRRTHTYTFHREGMVQLGQLGELVTGHNETFYDPDIRCFTFSDYQLAPTLEEYSYLLNIKIQHRVPFVCVPEKPRLDYIANALYLSLGDVHDNWKKNGDTHGFYMSFLVEKAQEFADKGIWEAFNAILAALIYGIVMFPNIHKFVDLAAICLFMDKNPIPTLLADTYYSIHSRHGKRGAIRGCLPLLYKWFKSHLPASGPFVTSTQKWSQRIMGLTANDIVWYQFRTGISEVIIRCGNFGNVPLIGTRGCINYNPVLALRQLGYTMKSGPSDREIYQSVYFEKGADPIALEEIRKAWNNIHIGERSTLGAKNAIAMEPYTDWVKERVKTLLLPFPEVPLLYAQPPKISETMVSRERFDQVRVANLRLKEKDRDMDLKRYFLKQTKNELARELKTLKGESSQARKRVRTEKDGKAVVAPTEDPQKVIEKAIKEEKEKLRREYQEDLKAHKLRLEKETKSPPDLLDGISIALYIETLLFVFEPTRLRELF from the exons ATGGATAACAACGTGACCGTCAATCAAGGAGCTACAAGGCGCACACACACTTATACTTTCCATCGCGAGGGTATGGTTCAATTGGGACAATTAGGTGAATTGGTCACTGGTCATAATGAAACA ttctacGACCCAGATATCCGTTGTTTCACATTTTCGGATTATCAGCTAGCTCCCACTCTCGAAGAGTACTCTTACCTCCTcaacatcaagattcaacacagagTGCCTTTTGTTTGTGTCCCAGAGAAACCTAGGTTGGATTacattgccaacgctctttatttgagcttggGGGATGTTCATGATAACTGGAAGAAGAATGGTGATACTCATGGCTTCTACATGAGTTTCCTGGTTGAAAAAGCTCAAGAATTTGCTGACAAAGGAATATGGGAGGCTTTCAATGCTATTTTGGCCGCTCTGATCTATGGAATTGTGATGTTTCCcaacattcacaagttcgttgattTGGCTGCTATATGTCTTTTTATGGACAAGAATCCAATACCCACCCTATTGGCTGACACGTATTATTCCATTCACTCTCGGCATGGTAAAAGAGGGGCTATTCGGGGTTGCTTGCCACTGTTATATAAATGGTTCAAATCTCACTTGCCTGCTAGTGGTCCGTTTGTTACCTCTACTCAGAAATGGTCTCAGAGAATCATGGGACTCACTGCAAACGACATCGTATGGTATCAATTCCGAACAGGCATATCTGAAGTCATTATTAGGTGCGGAAACTTTGGTAACGTCCCGCTCATTGGGACAAGAGGATGTATTAACTACAACCCAGTTCTAGCTCTTCGTCAGTTGGGCTATACCATGAAGAGTGGGCCTTCGGATAGGGAGATTTACCAATCCGTATACTTTGAAAAGGGAGCTGACCCTATAGCACTTGAGGAAATCAGGAAGGCCTGGAATAACATTCATATAGGTGAGAGATCCACTCTGGGAGCCAAGAATGCCATTGCTATGGAGCCCTATACCGATTGGGTTAAGGAGAGAGTCAAGACACTTTTGTTACCATTCCCGGAAGTTCCTCTCTTGTATGCACAACCTCCGAAGATATCAGAAACTATGGTATCAAGGGAACGTTTTGACCAGGTCCGCGTCGCCAATTTGAGACTGAAAGAGAAAGATAGGGATATGGATTTGAAGCGCTATTTCCTTAAACAGACAAAGAATGAACTGGCCCGTGAACTTAAAACTCTCAAAGGAGAGTCTTCTCAAGCCAGGAAGAGGGTTAGAACTGAAAAGGACGGAAAAGCTGTTGTTGCTCCTACTGAAGATCCTCAAAAGGTTATAGAAAAGGCTataaaggaagaaaaagagaagCTCAGACGAGAGTATCAAGAAGACCTGAAAGCCCACAAGCTCCGACTAGAGAAAGAAACCAA ATCACCACCAGATTTGTTGGATGGGATctctattgctctttatattgaaACATTGTTATTTGTGTTTGAACCTACTCGCCTTAGGGAGCTattttga